A window of Sulfurovum riftiae contains these coding sequences:
- a CDS encoding 3-isopropylmalate dehydratase small subunit: MQGKVWKFGDNIDTDLIIAARYLNTSEPSELAKHVMEDADPEFVAKMNEGDIIVAGENFGCGSSREHAPIALKAAGINAIIAPTFARIFYRNAFNMGLPIFELPEAEEINEGDVVRVDMDAGEIINVTQAKTYKFTPIPEFMQELVNAGGLIEFAKKEIAAGAKQ, encoded by the coding sequence TTGCAAGGTAAAGTTTGGAAATTTGGTGACAATATCGATACAGATTTGATCATCGCAGCAAGATATTTGAATACGAGTGAGCCGTCAGAACTGGCCAAACATGTCATGGAAGATGCAGATCCGGAGTTCGTTGCCAAAATGAATGAAGGCGACATCATCGTGGCTGGTGAGAACTTCGGTTGCGGTTCAAGCCGTGAACACGCGCCCATTGCACTTAAAGCAGCAGGGATCAATGCGATCATCGCACCGACATTCGCACGTATCTTCTACAGAAATGCATTCAATATGGGACTGCCGATCTTCGAACTGCCCGAAGCAGAGGAGATCAACGAAGGTGATGTGGTACGAGTCGATATGGATGCAGGCGAGATCATCAATGTGACACAGGCAAAGACCTACAAATTCACTCCGATCCCTGAATTCATGCAGGAGTTGGTCAATGCAGGCGGACTGATAGAGTTTGCCAAAAAAGAGATAGCAGCAGGAGCGAAACAATGA
- the leuB gene encoding 3-isopropylmalate dehydrogenase, with the protein MKTYRIGVIKGDGIGPEIVDEAIKVLDSVSVTQGFNLKYEEMLLGGAAIDETGVPLPEETIQGVKKCDAVLFGAIGGPKWDNLERHLRPETGLLGLRKEMGTFANLRPAMVYDELVNASSLKPEVIQGVDIMVVRELTGGIYFGQPRELLEEKAYNTMVYTKEEVRRIAVVAFDIAMKRNKRICSVDKANVLEVSQFWREIVEDVAKDYPEVELSHMYVDNAAMQLIRDPKQFDVILTGNIFGDILSDAASMLSGSIGLLPSASTGKGVGLFEPIHGSAPDIAGQGIANPLATISSASMMLRYALGETEAADKIDEAIRKALSEGYRTGDIGDYDAKEICSCTEMGDIIANYVSK; encoded by the coding sequence ATGAAAACATATAGAATAGGTGTGATCAAAGGTGACGGGATCGGTCCCGAGATCGTAGATGAGGCCATTAAAGTACTTGATTCTGTTTCTGTTACACAGGGATTCAACCTTAAATATGAAGAGATGCTGCTTGGCGGTGCTGCCATAGATGAGACCGGTGTACCGCTTCCCGAAGAGACCATTCAGGGTGTCAAGAAGTGTGATGCTGTCCTTTTCGGTGCCATCGGCGGACCGAAGTGGGACAACCTTGAGCGTCATCTCAGACCGGAGACCGGGCTTCTGGGACTCAGAAAAGAGATGGGCACTTTTGCCAACCTCAGACCGGCGATGGTCTATGACGAACTGGTGAACGCTTCAAGCCTCAAGCCTGAAGTGATCCAGGGTGTGGACATCATGGTAGTGCGTGAACTGACAGGCGGTATTTACTTTGGTCAGCCAAGAGAACTGCTCGAAGAGAAAGCCTACAACACAATGGTCTATACCAAAGAAGAGGTAAGACGTATTGCTGTTGTGGCATTTGACATTGCTATGAAGCGTAACAAGCGCATCTGTTCTGTGGACAAAGCCAATGTATTGGAAGTCAGCCAGTTCTGGAGAGAGATCGTTGAGGACGTAGCGAAGGATTACCCTGAAGTAGAGCTTTCACATATGTATGTCGACAATGCAGCGATGCAGCTGATCCGTGACCCAAAACAGTTCGATGTCATTCTGACAGGGAATATCTTTGGAGATATCCTCTCCGATGCAGCTTCCATGCTTTCAGGTTCCATCGGGCTTCTTCCGAGTGCGAGTACAGGGAAGGGTGTCGGCCTTTTCGAACCGATACACGGTTCCGCACCCGATATTGCAGGACAGGGGATCGCAAACCCGCTTGCAACGATCTCAAGTGCCAGCATGATGCTTCGTTATGCACTGGGTGAGACCGAAGCGGCAGACAAGATCGATGAAGCGATCAGAAAAGCACTGAGCGAAGGGTATCGTACCGGAGATATTGGCGACTATGATGCCAAAGAGATCTGCAGCTGTACAGAGATGGGTGATATTATCGCCAATTATGTCTCAAAATAG
- the purU gene encoding formyltetrahydrofolate deformylase → MEKRARVLIDCEDAKGLVYKISKVFYDRDLNIDNNREFVDKEQNRFFMRTVVTGLFDVNELLEELKSVVPDDAHIRVIEPKTKKIVLLATKESHALGDILIRYMDGDLGADIECVIANHDTLRDLVERFDIPFHYIPAEDLSREVHEAKVMEQIDQYTFDYIVLAKYMRILTPKFVKAYPQQIINIHHSFLPAFIGANPYKQAFERGVKIIGATAHFVTDDLDEGPIIAQDVIPVNHRFSWKDMQRAGRDGEKIVLSRALSLVLQDRVFVNGNKTVIF, encoded by the coding sequence ATGGAAAAGCGCGCAAGGGTTCTCATTGACTGTGAAGATGCCAAAGGACTGGTATACAAGATCTCAAAAGTCTTTTATGACCGGGATCTGAATATCGACAACAACCGTGAATTCGTTGACAAAGAACAGAACCGTTTCTTTATGCGTACAGTGGTCACCGGGCTTTTCGATGTCAATGAACTGCTTGAAGAGCTCAAATCTGTAGTCCCGGATGATGCACATATACGTGTGATCGAACCGAAGACCAAGAAGATCGTTCTACTTGCGACCAAAGAGTCCCATGCTCTGGGTGACATTCTTATCCGTTATATGGATGGTGACCTTGGTGCGGATATTGAATGCGTCATTGCAAACCACGATACACTCAGGGACCTTGTAGAACGTTTTGACATTCCTTTCCACTATATTCCTGCGGAAGATCTGAGCAGGGAAGTACATGAAGCCAAAGTCATGGAACAGATAGACCAGTATACGTTCGATTACATCGTTCTAGCAAAATATATGCGTATACTGACACCGAAATTCGTCAAAGCCTACCCGCAGCAGATCATCAATATACACCACTCTTTTCTTCCTGCTTTCATCGGAGCAAACCCCTACAAACAGGCATTTGAGCGTGGGGTGAAGATCATCGGGGCTACGGCACACTTTGTAACGGATGATCTGGACGAAGGCCCTATCATCGCACAGGATGTTATTCCTGTGAATCACCGTTTCTCCTGGAAAGATATGCAGAGAGCAGGACGGGACGGAGAGAAGATCGTACTCTCACGTGCACTTTCCCTTGTCTTACAGGACAGGGTTTTTGTCAACGGGAACAAAACGGTAATTTTTTAG
- a CDS encoding tRNA (cytidine(34)-2'-O)-methyltransferase yields the protein MFNIVLVEPQIPQNTGTIGRLCVNLGATLHLIKPLGFDIDDKAVKRAGLDYWKYLDLVVWESFDEFLKAHPIDTHSYMATTKTDNLYFNAPFQKGDYILFGSETKGIDEKVLLEHPQQCITIPMGGKGRSLNLGVSVGVVIYDALRQNYEGFEKITIENTLEGK from the coding sequence ATGTTCAATATAGTCTTGGTAGAACCGCAGATCCCTCAGAATACCGGTACCATAGGACGTCTTTGTGTCAATCTCGGTGCAACACTACACCTCATCAAGCCTCTGGGCTTCGATATCGATGACAAGGCGGTCAAACGTGCCGGGTTGGACTACTGGAAATATCTCGATCTCGTTGTTTGGGAGAGTTTTGACGAATTTCTAAAAGCACACCCGATCGATACACACTCCTACATGGCAACGACAAAAACAGACAATCTCTACTTCAATGCACCGTTCCAGAAGGGAGACTACATTCTCTTCGGTTCGGAGACCAAAGGGATCGATGAAAAAGTACTTCTTGAACATCCCCAGCAGTGCATTACTATCCCCATGGGCGGCAAAGGCAGGAGCCTGAATTTGGGTGTAAGTGTGGGTGTGGTCATCTACGATGCCCTGCGACAGAATTATGAGGGGTTTGAGAAGATCACCATAGAAAATACACTGGAAGGAAAATAA
- the glyS gene encoding glycine--tRNA ligase subunit beta, translating into MTQPLLIEIGVEELPAIPLLKIVSNIERSWKEILESYKLNTEFEFIYTPRRLVLKHSAMPAKQEDQTIELMGPPVAAAIKEGVPTKAAEGFARKCGVAFEALGRADNNGREVLYYKKEEKGAETVSLLQEMLEKWIASMSFGKMMRWGSRTDEFIRPIRWLQVRMGENAVPAELFGVHSDTKTYVHRMVSYDAVEVPTIESYEKILSEGAVMLQPKERETVILSEFDALEAEHNIIIERDRALLAEVVAITENPRALVGTFDELFLELPPEVIITSMKEHQRYFPVFEHGKITNKFVVVSNAYTDDYSKVIAGNERVLKPRLADGLFFYRNDLRNGLTTDGLEKVQFIDGLGSLADKIKREKSIAIRLLALYMDKLETQTGKSSAELEKLMDRAVELAKADLMSEMVYEFTELQGLMGYYYAKALGEDPLVYNAIKEQYMPVGEGAELPSSLFSSIVAMSNKLDTLFGLFSVGKIPTGSKDPFALRRAVNGIVRIVTENDIPFNIDDMLELLKGEYADFDMEVLKAFIIERINKSLDANPSVIAAVLASGERDVNEIAKKVAALNEIVSADTFKEQFTTFKRVANISKDVDLEGDLDIDISLFKEEAEVTLYTAYEKVIHQDFPDYKTRLEALFGLKRELDAYFDDVLVNTEDEVLKRNRLHTIASVYKTFRDIADIKEISV; encoded by the coding sequence ATGACACAACCACTACTTATCGAGATCGGTGTAGAAGAACTTCCCGCTATCCCACTGCTTAAAATCGTATCGAACATAGAGAGATCATGGAAAGAGATCCTTGAGAGCTATAAACTGAATACGGAATTTGAATTCATCTATACACCCAGACGTCTGGTGCTTAAACACAGTGCAATGCCAGCAAAACAGGAAGATCAGACCATCGAGCTCATGGGACCCCCGGTCGCAGCTGCGATCAAAGAGGGGGTTCCGACGAAAGCGGCAGAAGGGTTTGCCAGAAAGTGCGGCGTGGCATTTGAGGCACTTGGACGTGCAGACAACAACGGCAGAGAAGTGCTCTACTACAAGAAAGAGGAAAAGGGGGCAGAGACTGTCTCTCTTCTTCAGGAGATGCTTGAAAAGTGGATCGCATCGATGTCTTTTGGAAAAATGATGCGCTGGGGAAGCAGGACGGATGAGTTCATCCGTCCCATCCGATGGCTGCAGGTTAGAATGGGTGAGAATGCCGTTCCAGCAGAACTCTTCGGTGTACACTCGGATACCAAGACCTATGTACACAGGATGGTAAGCTACGATGCGGTAGAGGTGCCGACGATAGAAAGTTATGAAAAGATACTTTCCGAAGGTGCGGTCATGCTACAGCCCAAAGAGAGAGAAACGGTCATCCTTTCAGAATTTGATGCATTGGAAGCAGAGCACAATATCATTATCGAAAGAGATAGGGCATTGCTTGCCGAAGTGGTTGCCATTACCGAAAATCCCAGAGCACTTGTAGGGACCTTCGACGAACTTTTCCTTGAACTCCCGCCTGAAGTGATCATCACGTCAATGAAAGAGCATCAAAGGTATTTCCCCGTCTTCGAACATGGCAAGATCACCAATAAATTCGTAGTGGTGAGTAATGCCTATACCGATGACTATAGTAAAGTGATCGCCGGGAATGAGCGTGTACTCAAACCGCGTCTTGCCGACGGCCTTTTCTTCTATAGAAATGACCTCAGGAACGGCCTCACCACCGACGGGCTTGAAAAAGTGCAGTTCATTGACGGACTCGGATCTCTGGCAGACAAGATCAAGCGTGAAAAAAGTATTGCGATCCGACTGCTTGCACTCTACATGGATAAACTGGAAACTCAGACAGGTAAAAGTTCTGCAGAACTCGAGAAACTGATGGACAGAGCCGTAGAATTGGCAAAAGCTGACCTGATGAGCGAAATGGTCTATGAATTCACAGAGCTTCAGGGGCTTATGGGGTATTACTATGCCAAGGCGCTTGGTGAGGATCCTCTGGTCTACAACGCTATCAAAGAGCAGTATATGCCTGTCGGTGAAGGCGCTGAGCTTCCAAGCTCGCTCTTCTCTTCCATCGTGGCGATGAGTAACAAGCTCGATACACTCTTTGGACTCTTCTCTGTAGGAAAGATCCCTACCGGCTCGAAAGATCCGTTCGCACTCAGACGTGCAGTGAACGGGATCGTGCGTATTGTGACGGAGAATGATATACCGTTCAACATCGATGATATGCTTGAACTGCTCAAGGGTGAGTATGCCGACTTCGATATGGAGGTACTCAAAGCTTTCATCATCGAACGTATCAACAAGTCACTCGATGCCAATCCGTCTGTCATCGCAGCGGTGCTGGCTTCTGGAGAGAGGGATGTCAACGAGATCGCCAAGAAAGTGGCTGCACTCAACGAGATCGTTTCTGCCGATACATTCAAAGAGCAGTTCACCACCTTCAAACGTGTAGCGAATATTTCCAAAGATGTAGACCTGGAAGGCGATCTGGATATCGACATCTCCCTCTTTAAAGAAGAGGCGGAGGTCACACTCTATACGGCATATGAAAAAGTGATCCATCAGGATTTCCCTGACTATAAAACACGTCTTGAAGCACTGTTCGGGCTGAAACGTGAACTTGATGCCTACTTCGATGATGTCCTTGTCAATACGGAAGATGAAGTATTGAAGAGAAATAGACTGCATACGATTGCATCTGTCTATAAGACGTTCAGGGATATCGCGGATATCAAAGAGATCTCTGTCTGA
- the mnmC gene encoding FAD-dependent 5-carboxymethylaminomethyl-2-thiouridine(34) oxidoreductase MnmC yields the protein MTETYDAIVIGAGITGCCTAFALHQKGQNVLLIDRSGSAATGGSGAAGAFVSPKIGKGGPLQALTNEAFLFAKDFYLEHFPDYFHQTGVIRIPKDREDAEKFPIYEQYNDTKYRWVEPAELQKLGIEEEHRSFLFEEAGVCDAPELCNAILKEVSFKQFDVKTLEYDGLQWHLLNTERLMLNAKHVVLATGYQNDLFDMRYMAVKGTWGSRGDYDSQLDMKVSMHKSISVSANVNGIIKIGATHVKSKEPCVVCDGKPLKGLFEKASQMVDTSDFRLKETFCGMRAGSKDYFPLAGKVIDVEFMFEKYPNVIRGAKPPLKHMDKLYICNGVGGRGFVFAPLMAKWLSELIVEDKEMDRRVNPDRLFLKWCRKL from the coding sequence ATGACAGAGACATATGATGCTATCGTCATAGGAGCGGGTATTACAGGATGTTGTACGGCTTTTGCTCTGCATCAGAAAGGGCAGAACGTTCTTCTGATCGATCGCAGCGGTTCGGCAGCGACAGGCGGTTCCGGTGCTGCCGGTGCATTTGTTTCTCCCAAGATTGGTAAGGGGGGTCCGCTTCAGGCACTTACCAACGAAGCCTTTCTTTTTGCCAAAGATTTCTATCTTGAACATTTTCCAGATTATTTTCATCAGACAGGTGTCATACGTATCCCCAAAGATAGAGAGGATGCAGAGAAATTTCCTATTTATGAGCAGTATAATGATACGAAGTACCGATGGGTAGAACCTGCAGAGTTACAAAAGCTGGGTATTGAAGAAGAACATAGAAGTTTTCTCTTCGAAGAGGCCGGTGTCTGCGATGCCCCCGAACTCTGCAATGCGATTCTTAAAGAAGTATCTTTTAAACAATTCGATGTAAAAACGTTAGAGTATGATGGTTTACAGTGGCATCTTCTGAACACTGAACGCTTAATGCTTAACGCTAAGCACGTAGTGCTTGCCACCGGCTATCAGAACGACCTGTTCGACATGCGCTATATGGCTGTCAAAGGTACCTGGGGTTCGCGCGGTGATTATGATAGCCAACTGGATATGAAAGTAAGCATGCACAAAAGTATCTCCGTCTCTGCCAATGTCAACGGTATCATCAAAATTGGGGCAACGCATGTAAAGTCCAAAGAACCGTGTGTGGTATGCGACGGTAAACCGCTCAAAGGTCTTTTTGAAAAAGCGTCGCAGATGGTAGATACGAGCGACTTCAGGCTCAAAGAGACGTTCTGTGGGATGCGGGCAGGATCCAAAGACTATTTCCCTTTGGCCGGTAAAGTGATAGATGTAGAGTTCATGTTCGAAAAATACCCAAATGTTATACGGGGCGCAAAACCTCCGTTGAAACATATGGATAAGCTATATATTTGCAACGGTGTAGGAGGGCGGGGGTTCGTCTTTGCACCGCTTATGGCAAAATGGCTTTCGGAACTGATTGTTGAAGACAAAGAGATGGACAGGCGTGTGAACCCTGACAGACTTTTTTTGAAATGGTGTAGAAAACTGTAG
- a CDS encoding arginyltransferase, translated as MLDYDCAYIPGNKVRMHYKYVENANKKFATAVIARGWRRFGKYYFHPICNGCNECKSIRIDVNDYHYTKSQRRTIKKNKETQIIVQEPSLTTSHLDLYNKYHAFKHQKDGWNHRNISQREYHENFVEGAQDFGKEVLYIIDGKLVGVDLIDILDDGISSIYFYYDPDYAHLSLGTFSLLYQIKLAKILELPWIYLGYWVEGCKAFAYKPKFQPQEILDGFPHISQIPEWEPWENSEELGIRN; from the coding sequence ATGCTGGACTACGATTGTGCCTACATTCCGGGCAACAAAGTGCGTATGCATTACAAGTATGTCGAAAATGCGAACAAAAAGTTCGCTACTGCTGTCATCGCCCGCGGATGGAGGCGTTTCGGGAAGTACTATTTCCATCCCATCTGCAACGGCTGCAATGAGTGCAAAAGCATACGTATCGATGTCAATGACTACCACTATACCAAATCCCAAAGACGTACGATAAAGAAGAACAAGGAAACACAGATCATCGTACAGGAACCTTCCCTGACCACTTCGCATCTGGACCTTTACAACAAGTACCATGCCTTCAAGCACCAAAAAGACGGCTGGAACCATCGCAATATCTCCCAAAGGGAGTATCATGAGAATTTTGTCGAAGGTGCACAGGATTTCGGTAAAGAGGTACTCTACATTATCGACGGGAAACTGGTAGGTGTCGACCTCATCGATATCCTCGATGACGGTATCTCTTCCATCTACTTCTACTACGACCCGGACTATGCCCACCTCTCTTTGGGTACCTTCTCCCTTCTCTACCAGATCAAGCTGGCCAAGATCCTCGAACTACCATGGATCTACCTGGGGTACTGGGTCGAGGGGTGCAAAGCTTTTGCCTACAAACCCAAGTTCCAGCCGCAGGAAATATTGGACGGCTTCCCGCATATTTCACAAATACCGGAATGGGAACCGTGGGAGAATAGTGAGGAATTAGGAATTAGGAATTAG
- a CDS encoding tRNA1(Val) (adenine(37)-N6)-methyltransferase: MFLYQPTSGYCYNSDSIFLYDFISTFKPKGTLLDVGCGVGIISLLLTRDFGTETSIIDKQEKMLAYARHNFALNGLEAKSHLGDFTELKTEKRFDYIVSNPPFYDPRVTQSEDSHLNIARYAHHLPIDAFVRRVKTFLKPKGWFIFCYDAKQIDLLLHHLKIHGINPEKIQFVHSKLERESKLVFIAARNNSKSMTQILPPLVVFNEENEYTPKAMQAFIKANTHSIKGDFDM, from the coding sequence TTGTTCCTCTATCAACCGACATCGGGTTACTGTTACAACAGTGACTCCATTTTTCTGTACGATTTCATCTCAACGTTCAAACCCAAAGGTACATTGTTGGATGTCGGTTGCGGTGTAGGGATCATCTCTTTACTCTTGACAAGGGATTTTGGAACAGAGACGAGCATTATCGACAAGCAGGAGAAGATGCTGGCGTATGCCAGACACAACTTTGCCCTGAACGGCCTGGAGGCCAAAAGCCATCTTGGGGATTTTACGGAGCTGAAAACGGAGAAGCGCTTTGACTACATCGTCTCCAACCCGCCTTTTTATGACCCGCGTGTCACTCAGAGTGAAGACAGCCATCTCAATATTGCCCGTTACGCACACCATCTTCCTATCGATGCGTTTGTCAGACGGGTAAAGACCTTTCTCAAGCCCAAAGGCTGGTTCATCTTCTGTTACGATGCCAAGCAGATCGACCTGCTCCTGCATCATTTGAAGATCCATGGTATAAACCCTGAGAAGATACAATTTGTGCACTCCAAACTGGAGAGAGAATCCAAACTGGTATTCATTGCAGCAAGGAACAACTCCAAGTCCATGACACAGATACTTCCTCCGCTGGTCGTCTTTAACGAAGAGAATGAATATACACCCAAAGCGATGCAGGCTTTCATCAAAGCCAATACACACAGCATCAAAGGTGATTTTGATATGTAG
- a CDS encoding YkgJ family cysteine cluster protein, with product MKQLLMEKEGYKYKFDPSACEACGGHCCTGESGYIWAKYDEIVNMAEFVNLSVEEFATMYLKKVKHRYSLVEKKLAEDNYACIFFDETMKRCTIYPVRPLQCRTFPFWEQFKQDEDEVKKECPGIV from the coding sequence ATGAAACAACTATTAATGGAGAAAGAAGGATACAAATATAAATTTGACCCCTCTGCATGCGAAGCATGCGGCGGGCATTGCTGTACGGGAGAGAGTGGTTATATCTGGGCAAAATATGATGAGATCGTCAACATGGCAGAATTCGTTAACCTTTCGGTAGAGGAATTTGCTACAATGTATTTGAAAAAAGTGAAACACCGCTATTCTCTGGTGGAAAAGAAGCTGGCAGAAGACAATTATGCTTGTATTTTCTTCGATGAGACGATGAAGCGGTGTACGATATATCCGGTGCGGCCTTTGCAGTGCCGTACCTTCCCTTTTTGGGAGCAGTTTAAACAAGATGAAGATGAGGTAAAAAAAGAGTGTCCTGGAATCGTATAA
- a CDS encoding tetratricopeptide repeat protein → MSWNRIIQSIVLSVALLAGSAQAKELNFVSDDTLIIQGLLFEEYRAYDLSREVFKTLYDRTGEEEYLFREVASSLMGKIYIDESIKRLKAWDEAHPDTLQVRRLLIPLYLTAKRVQEAKSEAEVLLERSDKPADLDLAANPYLYTGDFKKAVSLLQKVYKETSNENVLLRMSSIMDEYTGERKKAIQLLETHRRMNILTSDAVYFKLLNLYVKENDIDGLIGIYQALYEKDKNEKYLKKIIDAYAYKGDLDGAIAYLEKVQDKEADYILYELYKRKKMFDKAFLLTDKLYKQQKDPRWIAEKGILLFEKSKDKNDKKMIKDVVGYFEKAIGMGVDDSIYLNYYGYTLIDKDVDIKKGIKIIEDALVQQPDNTYYLDSLAWGYYKEHRCIKAFNLMKKVVEMEGLEEPEIAEHWDAIQKCQ, encoded by the coding sequence GTGTCCTGGAATCGTATAATACAATCCATTGTTCTGTCTGTCGCGTTGTTGGCAGGTTCGGCACAGGCAAAAGAGCTGAATTTCGTCAGTGATGATACACTGATAATACAGGGGCTTCTGTTCGAAGAGTATAGAGCCTATGACCTGAGCAGAGAAGTTTTTAAAACACTGTATGACAGAACAGGTGAAGAGGAGTACCTTTTCAGAGAGGTTGCCTCCTCTTTGATGGGAAAGATCTATATCGATGAGAGTATCAAACGTCTGAAAGCCTGGGATGAAGCGCATCCCGATACACTTCAGGTAAGACGGCTGCTGATCCCTCTCTATCTTACGGCCAAAAGAGTACAGGAAGCCAAAAGTGAAGCGGAGGTCCTTTTGGAGCGTTCCGATAAACCCGCAGACCTCGATCTGGCAGCGAATCCGTACCTCTATACCGGAGATTTCAAGAAAGCGGTGAGCCTTCTTCAAAAAGTATACAAAGAGACTTCCAATGAGAATGTCCTGCTGCGTATGAGCAGTATCATGGATGAATATACCGGTGAGAGAAAAAAAGCGATACAGCTGCTTGAGACACACCGCCGTATGAATATTCTTACTTCGGATGCAGTCTATTTCAAACTCCTGAACCTTTACGTAAAGGAGAATGATATTGATGGGCTTATCGGTATCTACCAGGCACTCTACGAGAAAGACAAGAATGAAAAATACCTTAAAAAGATCATTGATGCCTATGCGTACAAAGGAGATCTTGACGGGGCGATTGCTTACCTTGAAAAAGTGCAGGACAAAGAAGCTGACTATATTCTCTATGAACTTTATAAACGTAAAAAAATGTTTGACAAAGCTTTTTTGCTGACCGACAAGCTATACAAGCAGCAAAAGGATCCCAGGTGGATAGCTGAGAAGGGCATACTGCTTTTTGAAAAATCCAAAGACAAGAATGACAAGAAGATGATAAAAGACGTTGTGGGCTATTTTGAAAAAGCGATCGGTATGGGTGTGGATGACAGTATCTATCTCAACTACTACGGCTATACACTGATCGATAAGGATGTCGATATCAAAAAGGGGATCAAGATCATAGAAGATGCACTGGTACAGCAGCCGGACAATACTTACTATCTGGATTCTCTGGCCTGGGGGTACTACAAGGAGCACCGCTGTATCAAAGCATTCAACCTGATGAAGAAAGTGGTGGAGATGGAAGGCCTGGAAGAACCGGAGATCGCAGAACACTGGGATGCCATACAGAAGTGTCAATAG
- the trpC gene encoding indole-3-glycerol phosphate synthase TrpC — MAQILDEIIKKTREDLEKRKVDYPVEWLGRSLAFNPFVPKDVQTALRSTPENPYRIIAEVKKASPSKGVIREDFDPMVIAQAYEKGGADSLSILTEPHFFQGDKEYLGMVRRYVSIPLLRKDFIIDKYQIVEALAFGADYILLIAKALSRKELKELYNYALHLGLEVLVEIHDKTDLIKAMFAGATIIGINHRNLETFEMDMRLTEKLIPLIPNNKIIVAESGINDHETVVEIAKMGADAFLVGEHFMRQDDITAAIRAVKYGSEA; from the coding sequence ATGGCTCAGATTTTAGATGAAATTATCAAAAAGACCAGAGAAGATCTGGAAAAGAGAAAAGTGGATTATCCGGTAGAGTGGCTGGGACGTTCGCTGGCCTTCAATCCATTCGTACCCAAAGATGTACAGACAGCACTGCGCTCCACCCCGGAGAATCCCTACCGCATCATTGCAGAAGTGAAAAAGGCAAGTCCGAGCAAAGGTGTGATACGTGAAGATTTCGACCCGATGGTCATTGCCCAGGCTTATGAGAAAGGCGGTGCGGATTCCCTCTCCATCTTGACGGAACCGCATTTCTTCCAGGGAGACAAAGAGTACCTTGGCATGGTGCGCCGCTATGTGAGTATACCGCTGCTCAGAAAAGATTTCATTATAGACAAATACCAGATCGTTGAAGCTTTGGCATTTGGCGCGGACTATATCCTGCTTATTGCTAAAGCACTTTCACGAAAAGAACTCAAAGAGCTCTATAACTATGCGCTGCACCTTGGTCTGGAAGTACTTGTGGAGATCCATGACAAAACAGACCTCATTAAAGCGATGTTCGCCGGTGCAACGATCATCGGTATAAATCATAGAAACCTTGAGACCTTTGAGATGGATATGCGTCTGACCGAAAAACTTATACCGCTCATCCCCAACAACAAGATCATCGTAGCCGAGAGCGGTATCAACGATCATGAAACAGTCGTTGAGATCGCCAAGATGGGTGCTGACGCTTTCCTCGTCGGTGAACACTTCATGCGACAGGATGACATCACCGCTGCGATCAGAGCGGTCAAATATGGAAGCGAAGCCTAA